The sequence below is a genomic window from Lolium perenne isolate Kyuss_39 chromosome 4, Kyuss_2.0, whole genome shotgun sequence.
GTTATGTTGGCGCTATAATGTTCCATTCAGCATTTATCTCAGTTGAAAAAAcagatatatgattttctctatcaTGTTTAACAGTGTCATGTGATCAGCATAAATATATAGGGCAAAATAGGCAGTAGTGGTACCCCAGCTCCTGTAAAGGGGTCATAGACTCACTAACAGGTCTATGAATCAGTTATCAAGCGCCTAGTTTTTGTGCCAAAAGGGGCGTCAGTTTGTCATCAATTTAGAAAAACCCATGGAAACCCTATCAAGAATTTGTAGTGTTCATCATGATTAGATGTTGTAGTATATGATGACAAAGATGGTTGGTGCTACATGTAACATAGTACTAGGTGTGGTTTTGTAGTGTTAATGAAGATCTATACAACGCTTAACCACCTCATCAAATTTATAAAGCATGCAACCACTGACATTGTTGTTACAGAAATTAAAACTGGAGACAGGCCGTTTCAAGAATATTATAGTCGTCAGCAGTACCGATGTTTACAAATTGAGCGGATTGGCAATCCATCTAAACTTGCATCCCTGTTGTATAGCCCAACAGTGTTTGTCGTAAAACCCAGTACATAACGACTTGCCGTCAGCTTTTGTCTTTCTCATTTCTACTTCATTTCTACTCTGCAAGTAATGATTATTTGGGGCATACAAATATTGTCAATTACTTACTCTGTGCATGTACGTAGGGTGGATCCGCGAAGTACCACTTGAATTCTAGGTGGGTGCAGATTTTTGAAAGTGACCGAGATCGGCGAGACCTTGTAAGTCATTCTCCTTACCATGCAATAgctatttatttgtcaatttttATGTTTTCATGTTTACATTAACTTGATCTCTTGATTTCAACTTTCTTATTAACATCCCAACTGAACCATTTTATTAAATTGAACAACCTTTATTGTGACTAGTTTCACTTCCTGTTAGCAGCTCGTCAACAGAAAAAACAATGCATATCGTGGTTGCATAATATATTTGTGTAGAGTATGCTGTATTGAGATTTTCCATTGGCCATGACGCTATATGTTAATATTATAAACTAAGGTTGTTCCATTGAGATTGAAATGGTTCAGACTTCAGACATGAGCATTATCTTTCTAGTTTAAAACTTTCGACACTTTAGACAAATACTTAATGGTCGCCGGCTTCTTCTCTGTTTAAAATGAGGGATTTGAGCAGAAGCACCTGTCACGTCCTAGCTAGCTAAGGGGGCATTGTTTGGACCTTGGGCTGTAGGGGTGCTCAACAGGAGGTCGAGGTACACGACCTCACCCCCTTCATGCAGTGAGAGTGCTGCATGAGGCGCTGATCGGCATAGGGAGGTTGACAATTCTTGCTTGCTTTGTTGACTTAGTGGAAGACATTATATGGCCTGCACTACAGCCTACATGCCTAGGAGATCAACTTTGGGCTAAACCAAAACCAACGTGGGAAAGATAACTTGAGAAACAGGGACATATTTAACCAAATCATAACTTAAACAGTTTTTTTCATTTGGAAGGACCAACACATCCTCTCCTTGACCGGAGTCCAGCTGTGGCCTCCTCCTGTGCCCATGTCATGTACTCATGTCCCACATGACAACACCAGTCCCACACTTCTTGGCTGGTGCCACCACCTTATCCAGAACCCTTTTTTCTTGAGGGAAGTCTATACCTCTTGTTGCTATCATATGgctttcagttttttttttctgaacCTTTGATAGCACAGTTCCCAATTCGTAGCACTAAAAATAGTTTTGAAGAGGTAGAGTACCAAGAAGTTATAGTAATCTCTAAACTAAACCAGAGATTGTCATTGAGATTGCCAGGACTGGGTATTATTCTGGGCGATGAAATGGATGGAATTTCTTGAAACATAACTCACTTGAGGGAGGAACTAGGTTGTTTTGTTTTTCATGTTGAATACATTCTTTTCTATTATGCTCCATGGCAATAAGCCTCTTTTTAGGATGGAATTGGTCAGTTTTCATATTAAAGATCTCAAAGCTATATTAATGTTTCAAAAGGTGACATGTGGATGTGCAGCTGGAGTTGCTGCCGCCTTCAGAGCTCCGGTTGGTGGGGTACTATTCGCCCTGGAGGAAGTAACATCCTGGTAAGAATATTCTTTCTTTATTATTTCTTTTTTCTAGAGAAGCAGGACATGCTGACGTGAAACCTAAGTACCATTGTATTTGTAATATCATATTTTAGGGTTGTGTGTGCACTGCCATTACACTGTTACTATATGTTTTATTATGCTAAGTGTGTATTTTTTTTGGGTCAGTAAGGTTAATCCATAGGAAAATCTTTTTGCAACACCAGTCACGTTGCATGAAAATTGGAACTCTTGCTCCGCATGAATCTTACTTCAGATGTCATAGTGATATATGTCTAGATAGTTTTGGAGCTTTTATTGTGTGGTTTGATTATAGCTAGTTGTTTCTTCTTACTCCTGAGTATGCCTGTGGTGGGTTCTACAGTCAACTAATTCATTATGTAGCATTGATATACATTTCTCTAGCATGTTTGGGAGTTGTGCATTGGAACCTCTCATGACAGTTCTTCTTATGTACATCTATTCATGCTGGGTAGCCAAATGATGTCAAACGTGCTGTTCAACTGCCTGTCCTTAGTCTAATGTAATGTGATATGACTGATTATGTTATCATTGTATCGCTGAAGGTGGAGAAGCCATCTTATGTGGAGAGTATTCTTTACATCTGCTGTTGTGGCTGTTGTGGTGCGATCAGCCATGAATTGGTGCAATAGCGGAAAGTGTGGTCATTTTGGTGCTGGAGGTTTCATTATCTGGGACATATCTGGGTAAGATTACCTTTTCCTTGTTAGCAGAGAATCCTCAGTCTGAAAATGACCTTTCATGATCTTGATTTTCACTTTTTCTTAAAGAGGCCAAGAAGATTACTCTTACCAGGAACTTCTGCCTGTGGCGATTATCGGTGTTATTGGTGGACTTCTTGGTAAGTAACAGTATGCAAACTTTATCCAGTATATCTTGAAATGCCATAGTCAGACTTGTTGaagtgtataagtggattgcactggcccttttcatcagttcgggtttttggttgcgttggctagtgcatgaagcttgacatggcatCAGAGCCTAAGGTCTCAAGTCCGAGTCCTGGCTTTTGCAATTTATCCAAAAATTGGTGTTGCCTCCTCGGTGTCCACTTATATTCCTCTTGAGCTAACCTATAAGTCACCGGTCGACGTGTATGCCTCTTGAACTATACCTCTGACAAGACTCAGACGGTTGTACTTCACGAACTCCTCTGAATGTCAACTATCTAGAAAAGCAAAATTGCACCTAGCTAGAGCCTGGATTCTTTCCTCACCCAACTTTAGGTTAGCTGGTACCTGGAAGGGAGGGAGGTTATTCCCTCAGTCTAGTTAGAGTTGGATCAAGTTCCATGGAGATTCATAGTGTTAATTTACTGATTTACCACAATATTAAAAATTTCTGGCCACAAACTAACCATAGGTAAAAAACAAATGAGCAGTCCTGGTATGTTTGTGCCAATTTGCCTATATTTGATAATTTTTCAATCAATCCATTTTGTGTTTCTTCAGGAGCACTATTTAATCAACTCACCCTGTATATAACTAAATGGcggcgaacatatcttcataagaAAGGGAAACGAGTCCAGGTATGCTGAGGATACGATATTTTCTTAGTGGTTACGGATGTAGAGTTCCTGCTCTGGTTCTGTGCCTAACACTGGGgtaaaatttgcagatttttgaaGCTTGCCTCATATCTTTGATAACATCCACCGTTTCCTTTGTGTTGCCACTACTGAGGAAATGCAGTCCTTGTCCTGAATTAGAAGCTAATTCTGGTATCCAATGCCCTCATCCACCTGGAACAGATGGGAATTTTGTTAATGTGAGTCTATTTAGGGAATTTTCAACTCAAATTACATGTCATCTAGCTACAGTTATATTAGTTGTATTTTCCCCTTAATCTGTTCTTTGCATTTTGCAGTTTTACTGCTCAAAAGATAATGAGTACAATGATCTAGCAACCATTTTCTTCAATTCTCAGGTTAGAATATATTTGGTGAGCTTTTCCTTTGACATTCCGTATTCCATGTGACAATAGTCGAATACATTCTCTTGCAGGATGATGCAATACGTAATCTGTTCAGTGCAAAAACATTCCACGAGTACAGCGCACAAAGCCTTATCACTTTTCTGGTAATTCGTAGTCTGTCTGTTTGATTTATGGAATATTATAGCTCACACTATCTTCCTGGGTCCATTAGGGTTTCATCCTGAGCTATTGAATTAGTTCACTTTTAATAATATCGAGTTAGCAAAAGTATGAAGCACCTATATGTCCATATAATCATAATCTAAAATAGGGTTCAAACAATCAGTATATCTTGTCGAAGTTTGATTGTGTTTTCCTGTCTTAGTAGCACATGCTATTGGTATGATAGACAATAATGGGTTCTCAGctaatatatacatatatattacTGCTGTAGCAAACTCTATTTCTCAACATTCCATTTGCCATCTTTTGGATGAGTGTTGAGATATAAAAAATGTTTGTTTTTCATATGCTTACCTGTCCCCCTTTTTCTTGCTTTGCTCAGGTCATGTTTTACTCCTTAGCTGTTGTAACATTTGGAACTGCTGTTCCAGCGGGTCAGTTTGTTCCAGGAATAATGATTGGATCTACATATGGCCGGCTTGTTGGAATGTCTGTTGTTAAGTTTTATAAGAAACTAAATGTTGACGAGGGCACGTGAGTTCTCACAATCTCTTCAATTCAGCCTATGGTTCATGCATTATTAATACCACTCTATTAGGCTTCTTAATTTGTATCAATAGCACCTTGAattatttttttcctttctccccCGGGTATTTAATTGTTTTGATAATTTGTTGGTGAGACATAATTTCCTACTTACTATCGATATTGGTATAGGTATGCTCTACTTGGTGCTGCTTCATTTCTTGGTGGTTCGATGAGAATGACCGTATCTTTATGTGTTATTATGGTTGAGATTACAAACAACTTGCAACTCTTGCCACTAATAATGCTTGTTCTTCTAATCTCAAAGGTACAAACTCTATAAACATTGATTCTTTGTTGAACACGATGTTAGGGTGTCCCTTCTGACTTCTCTTTATGTAGGCTGTTGGTGACTTCTTTAACGAAGGGCTATATGAAGAGCAAGCCCGATTAAAGGGAATCCCCTTGCTTGATTCTAGGCCTAAGCAAATAATGAGAAACATGAGTGCAAGGGATGCCTGCAAGAATCAAAAGGTTCTGAAGACTTCTAAGCCATTTATGTAGAAGTAATAACTATATCTTGTGTCCACAGTCAAATTCTAACAGGTCCTAACTTCTGTGATCTGTGTTAGGTTGTATGCCTTCCTCGTGTTTCAAGAGTTGTCGACATTATCTCTGTTTTGCGAAGCAACAATCACAATGGTTTCCCTGTAAGTACATGTCAGTTATGAGCTGTTCCTTTGTGGCATTCAGTAACTGATTGTCGTTGTTGTTTAGATTGTTGATCGTGGGCAGAATGGCGAGCAACTTGTCATAGGT
It includes:
- the LOC127293336 gene encoding chloride channel protein CLC-d isoform X1, which translates into the protein MLSGDQDLPDGIGMARLAWTRLPTADGSAAASASTSAPQDELFVGAVESLDYEVIENYAYREEQAQRSKFWVPYYIMLKWFFALLIGVGTGLAAIFINLAVENFSGWKFTLTFKIIQHSYFLGFLVYILLNLALVFSSVYIITQFAPAAAGSGIPEIKGYLNGVDTHGILLFRTLVGKIFGSIGSVGGGLALGKEGPLVHTGACIASLLGQGGSAKYHLNSRWVQIFESDRDRRDLVTCGCAAGVAAAFRAPVGGVLFALEEVTSWWRSHLMWRVFFTSAVVAVVVRSAMNWCNSGKCGHFGAGGFIIWDISGGQEDYSYQELLPVAIIGVIGGLLGALFNQLTLYITKWRRTYLHKKGKRVQIFEACLISLITSTVSFVLPLLRKCSPCPELEANSGIQCPHPPGTDGNFVNFYCSKDNEYNDLATIFFNSQDDAIRNLFSAKTFHEYSAQSLITFLVMFYSLAVVTFGTAVPAGQFVPGIMIGSTYGRLVGMSVVKFYKKLNVDEGTYALLGAASFLGGSMRMTVSLCVIMVEITNNLQLLPLIMLVLLISKAVGDFFNEGLYEEQARLKGIPLLDSRPKQIMRNMSARDACKNQKVVCLPRVSRVVDIISVLRSNNHNGFPIVDRGQNGEQLVIGLILRSHLLVLLQSKVDFQNTPFPCGPGVLNRHNFSDFVKPPSSKGKSIDDIHLTDDELGLYLDLAPFLNPSPYIVPEDMSLAKVYNLFRQLGLRHIFVVPRPSRVVGMITRKDLLLEEDGDIATTELQSTVRAHLNGKTPGGNPHLQRPLLDSLMIE
- the LOC127293336 gene encoding chloride channel protein CLC-d isoform X2, producing MLSGDQDLPDGIGMARLAWTRLPTADGSAAASASTSAPQDELFVGAVESLDYEVIENYAYREEQAQRSKFWVPYYIMLKWFFALLIGVGTGLAAIFINLAVENFSGWKFTLTFKIIQHSYFLGFLVYILLNLALVFSSVYIITQFAPAAAGSGIPEIKGYLNGVDTHGILLFRTLVGKIFGSIGSVGGGLALGKEGPLVHTGACIASLLGQGGSAKYHLNSRWVQIFESDRDRRDLVTCGCAAGVAAAFRAPVGGVLFALEEVTSWWRSHLMWRVFFTSAVVAVVVRSAMNWCNSGKCGHFGAGGFIIWDISGGQEDYSYQELLPVAIIGVIGGLLGALFNQLTLYITKWRRTYLHKKGKRVQIFEACLISLITSTVSFVLPLLRKCSPCPELEANSGIQCPHPPGTDGNFVNFYCSKDNEYNDLATIFFNSQDDAIRNLFSAKTFHEYSAQSLITFLVMFYSLAVVTFGTAVPAGQFVPGIMIGSTYGRLVGMSVVKFYKKLNVDEGTYALLGAASFLGGSMRMTVSLCVIMVEITNNLQLLPLIMLVLLISKAVGDFFNEGLYEEQARLKGIPLLDSRPKQIMRNMSARDACKNQKVVCLPRVSRVVDIISVLRSNNHNGFPIVDRGQNGEQLVIGLILRSHLLVLLQSKVDFQNTPFPCGPGVLNRHNFSDFVKPPSSKGKSIDDIHLTDDELGLYLDLAPFLNPSPYIVPEDMSLAKVYNLFRQLGLRHIFVVPRPSRVVGMITRKDLLLEEDGDIATTELQSTSSPER